One window of the Rufibacter radiotolerans genome contains the following:
- a CDS encoding M16 family metallopeptidase, translated as MIRTVAPAIAELSSDLSVHPEVLITPSGARLHVFQNSVQPVIRIEFVFKGGKWYQPFPGVASLTAKMLKEGTLHHSAKQIADITDFYGASLEVSHGFDRTTVTLYCLSKFLPDLLPLTFEIIEQPSFPQEEFDLLKQRIIQSLAVDKQKNSYLSTETFTTAIYGKGHPYATFTSEEEVAAVQKESLASFHQKAYNYSTAEVFITGDINNQAFSAILEKLNASSSQTLEEPLIAAKALSPRLIIDPTSNQMQAAIRVGKSIIKPTHPDYPALYLLNHTLGGYFGSRLMKNIREEKGYTYGVYSSLSQKEHDSLFSLGTDIKGDKIEETLEEISKELDKLKQEEVTEEELTTVKKHLAGKFLSDHATLFDKMDKYKSNVLLRLPADFYTNLLKEIQSLSADQLKEAAKNYLSEEDFFKVVTGGTPKG; from the coding sequence TTGATCCGTACCGTAGCTCCAGCTATTGCTGAGCTTTCAAGTGATTTATCTGTTCACCCTGAAGTTTTAATTACTCCTTCAGGCGCACGTTTACACGTGTTCCAAAATTCGGTGCAACCGGTCATCAGAATTGAGTTTGTCTTCAAAGGAGGTAAATGGTATCAGCCCTTTCCTGGCGTTGCTTCCTTAACGGCTAAAATGCTGAAAGAAGGCACCCTCCATCACTCTGCTAAACAGATTGCGGATATCACTGATTTCTATGGGGCCTCCCTGGAAGTCTCTCATGGCTTTGACAGAACCACGGTGACCTTGTACTGTCTCTCTAAGTTCCTTCCTGATCTTTTGCCGCTCACGTTTGAAATTATTGAACAGCCGTCTTTTCCGCAGGAAGAGTTTGACTTATTAAAGCAAAGGATCATACAATCCTTAGCCGTTGATAAGCAAAAGAACAGCTACCTCTCCACAGAGACTTTCACGACGGCTATTTATGGGAAAGGCCATCCTTACGCCACCTTCACGTCAGAGGAAGAAGTGGCAGCGGTCCAGAAAGAGAGCTTAGCATCTTTCCATCAAAAGGCCTATAATTATTCAACGGCGGAGGTCTTCATTACCGGCGATATAAATAACCAGGCCTTTTCTGCAATACTAGAAAAGCTTAACGCTTCATCATCTCAGACTTTAGAAGAACCCCTTATAGCGGCCAAGGCATTATCTCCAAGGTTGATTATTGATCCAACCTCTAATCAGATGCAGGCCGCTATACGAGTTGGGAAGTCTATCATTAAACCTACTCACCCAGATTACCCTGCACTATACTTGCTTAACCATACTTTAGGCGGATACTTTGGGTCTAGGTTAATGAAAAACATACGGGAAGAAAAAGGCTATACCTATGGCGTCTATTCTTCCTTATCCCAGAAAGAGCATGACTCCCTATTTTCCCTTGGAACAGATATCAAAGGAGACAAGATAGAAGAAACACTAGAGGAGATTTCTAAAGAGCTGGATAAGCTAAAGCAGGAGGAAGTGACAGAAGAGGAACTGACCACTGTTAAAAAACACCTTGCCGGAAAGTTCTTATCAGACCATGCCACTTTGTTTGACAAAATGGATAAATATAAATCTAATGTACTCCTAAGACTCCCTGCTGATTTTTACACAAACCTATTAAAGGAGATTCAAAGCCTAAGCGCTGACCAATTAAAGGAGGCAGCCAAAAATTACCTTTCCGAAGAGGATTTCTTTAAAGTAGTAACGGGCGGAACACCTAAGGGATAA
- the porV gene encoding type IX secretion system outer membrane channel protein PorV, with protein MNYTFIRSTILGILLVSFSGLSALAQNSIGQNQDYRPITTAVPVLLVAPDARAAAMGDAGVATSPDVNSPHWNPAKLGFLESDFEASLSYTPWLRNVVDDMYLAYLSAHKKLSPNSSIALSMLYFDLGEIVFSQTGNDFQPFNPKEYAINLSYGQKLSENLSLGVGARYIRSNLAGNTNVVSPSGNFESTPGNSASVDLGIYYTKDLALGSKNYNLALGGNISNVGAKISYSTAGRKDFLPTNLRLGTAITMELDPYNKLTLAIDGNKLLVPYSRPDDASANDQTNVFSGIFKSFTDAPGGGSEELKEVTLSTGLEYWYDNMFAARAGYFFENELKGGRQFLAMGLGIRYQKFGVDAAYMVPNEQNSPLAQTIRFSLHFKLDGAE; from the coding sequence ATGAACTACACCTTTATCAGATCTACTATTCTGGGTATTCTGTTAGTCTCTTTCTCTGGCCTTTCGGCGTTGGCACAAAACTCCATTGGTCAGAACCAAGACTACCGTCCTATTACCACTGCTGTTCCAGTATTATTAGTAGCCCCAGATGCCCGTGCGGCAGCGATGGGAGATGCAGGTGTGGCCACATCACCAGATGTTAATTCCCCTCACTGGAACCCGGCCAAGCTTGGCTTTCTAGAGTCAGACTTTGAAGCCTCCTTGTCTTACACTCCCTGGTTACGGAATGTAGTAGATGATATGTACCTGGCGTACCTGTCTGCCCATAAGAAACTAAGCCCTAACTCCTCTATAGCGCTGTCTATGCTGTATTTTGATTTGGGAGAAATTGTTTTTTCACAGACCGGCAATGACTTCCAGCCCTTCAACCCGAAGGAGTATGCCATTAACCTTTCTTATGGCCAAAAACTGAGCGAGAACTTAAGCCTTGGCGTGGGAGCCCGGTATATTAGATCTAACTTAGCTGGTAATACCAATGTGGTGAGCCCCAGCGGCAACTTTGAGTCAACGCCTGGTAATTCTGCCTCTGTAGACCTAGGTATCTATTACACCAAAGATCTTGCCTTAGGTAGCAAGAACTACAACTTGGCCTTAGGTGGAAATATCTCTAACGTGGGCGCTAAGATTTCTTATTCTACCGCTGGCCGTAAAGATTTCCTGCCTACCAATCTTCGCTTGGGTACTGCCATTACTATGGAGCTTGATCCTTACAACAAACTCACCCTGGCCATTGATGGTAATAAATTACTGGTACCTTATTCAAGACCAGATGATGCCTCAGCCAATGACCAAACCAATGTCTTCTCAGGTATTTTCAAATCCTTTACAGACGCCCCGGGCGGTGGCAGCGAGGAGTTAAAGGAAGTGACCCTTTCTACCGGTTTAGAATACTGGTATGATAACATGTTTGCGGCACGGGCAGGATATTTCTTTGAGAATGAGCTTAAAGGAGGTCGTCAGTTTCTGGCCATGGGCCTTGGTATCAGATATCAGAAATTTGGCGTAGATGCAGCCTATATGGTACCTAATGAACAAAACAGCCCATTAGCGCAAACCATCCGTTTCTCGCTTCACTTTAAATTAGACGGAGCCGAATAA